A genomic window from Streptomyces mirabilis includes:
- a CDS encoding SDR family oxidoreductase gives MSSPDPQVRAARNHSTSPPLRGPVVAVTGAASGVGAMLTERLAASEEIKQVIAIDERRGECEGAQWQILDVRDPAIAEKLRGADVVVHLALDLDLETDAAARTAYNVRGTQTVLTAAAAAGVHRVVLCTSAMVYGALPDNELPLSEDAELRATAEATGVGDLLEIERLARRAPRAHPGLNVTVVRPGVLVGGGTDTALTRYFESPRLLVVAGSRPAWQFCHIEDLCSALEYAVLEKVEGELAVGCDGWLEQEEVEELSGIRRMELPSAVALGAAARLHRIGLTPSPAGDLAYTMYPWVVSGSRMHDAGWRPQWTNEEVLAELLEEVAGRHTVAGRRLGRKDATAAGAAGATVALLGTAALVRRARKARRRI, from the coding sequence GTGAGTTCCCCAGATCCACAGGTTCGCGCAGCGCGAAACCACTCAACCAGTCCGCCCTTGCGCGGGCCCGTCGTCGCGGTCACCGGCGCCGCGTCCGGCGTGGGCGCGATGCTGACCGAGCGGCTTGCCGCCAGCGAGGAGATCAAGCAGGTCATCGCCATCGACGAGCGTCGCGGCGAGTGCGAGGGCGCCCAGTGGCAGATCCTCGACGTGCGGGACCCGGCGATCGCCGAGAAGCTGCGTGGCGCGGACGTCGTGGTGCATCTCGCGCTCGACCTCGACCTGGAGACGGACGCGGCGGCGCGCACGGCGTACAACGTCCGGGGGACGCAGACCGTGCTGACGGCCGCCGCCGCGGCCGGGGTGCACCGGGTCGTGCTGTGCACCTCCGCGATGGTCTACGGGGCGCTGCCCGACAACGAACTGCCCCTCTCCGAAGACGCCGAACTGCGGGCGACCGCCGAGGCCACGGGGGTCGGGGACCTGCTGGAGATCGAGCGGCTCGCCCGGCGGGCGCCGCGCGCGCATCCGGGGCTCAATGTCACCGTCGTGCGGCCGGGGGTCCTGGTCGGTGGTGGTACCGACACCGCCCTGACCAGGTACTTCGAGTCTCCTCGGCTCCTTGTGGTGGCGGGGTCACGGCCTGCCTGGCAGTTCTGCCACATCGAGGATCTGTGCAGTGCTCTGGAGTACGCCGTCCTGGAGAAGGTGGAGGGGGAGCTGGCCGTCGGGTGCGACGGGTGGCTGGAGCAGGAGGAGGTCGAGGAGCTCAGCGGGATTCGGCGGATGGAGTTGCCGTCCGCCGTCGCGCTGGGGGCTGCCGCGCGACTTCACCGGATTGGGCTCACTCCTTCGCCCGCCGGGGATCTGGCGTACACGATGTACCCCTGGGTGGTGAGTGGGAGCCGGATGCATGACGCCGGGTGGCGGCCGCAGTGGACCAACGAGGAGGTTCTCGCGGAGCTGCTGGAGGAGGTTGCCGGGCGGCACACCGTGGCTGGGCGGCGGCTGGGGCGGAAGGACGCGACTGCGGCGGGGGCCGCGGGGGCGACGGTTGCTCTTCTGGGTACGGCCGCGTTGGTTCGGCGGGCTCGGAAGGCTCGGCGGCGGATCTGA
- a CDS encoding molybdenum cofactor biosynthesis protein MoaE, producing MAPTFEHPGESGAQDPIRLLAIRDEPLSLDEVFRAVGDDAAGGTALFVGTVRNHDGGADVDGLGYSCHPSAEAEMRRIAEKVVAEYPVRALAAVHRVGELAVGDLAVIVAVSCPHRGEAFEACRKLIDDLKHEVPIWKHQKFSDGTEEWVGAC from the coding sequence ATGGCACCTACCTTTGAGCATCCGGGTGAGTCGGGCGCGCAGGATCCGATTCGGCTGCTGGCGATTCGGGACGAGCCGCTCTCCTTGGACGAGGTCTTCAGGGCCGTCGGGGACGACGCCGCCGGGGGGACCGCGCTCTTCGTGGGGACCGTGCGCAATCACGACGGCGGTGCCGACGTCGACGGGCTGGGGTATTCGTGTCATCCCAGCGCGGAGGCCGAGATGCGGCGGATCGCCGAGAAGGTGGTCGCCGAGTATCCGGTGCGGGCGCTGGCCGCCGTGCACCGGGTCGGTGAGCTGGCCGTCGGTGATCTCGCGGTGATCGTCGCGGTGTCGTGTCCGCACCGCGGTGAGGCCTTCGAGGCGTGTCGCAAGCTGATCGACGACCTCAAGCACGAGGTGCCCATCTGGAAGCACCAGAAGTTCTCCGACGGCACGGAGGAGTGGGTCGGAGCCTGTTGA
- a CDS encoding PDZ domain-containing protein, with protein sequence MPRRTATMLASTLILIALLCAGVFIKVPYSEMSPGPTVNTLGEHDGEPVLQISGRKTYPATGHLNMTTVRVTSADYNMNLVEAVYGWLAHDNKVVPHDTLYPDGKTEQQSTQENAEEFSQSQESAKVAALKELGIPVKSWVIVSTVVKGSPAEGRLHAGDVIKSVDGTAVKAPEDVAKLVTKHKPGEKVVFTVVPAKEQAAAEKAGKTATATTDVTITTAKSSDSGASRAIVGISAGTDHTFPFSIDIKLADVGGPSAGLMFALGIVDKLTPGDLTGGTFVAGTGTIDDSGTVGPIGGIELKTIGAREKGAQYFLTPKDNCAAAAKDTPKGLTLVKVNTIDDAMNALKDISSGKTADLPKCTTKG encoded by the coding sequence ATGCCACGCCGCACCGCGACGATGCTCGCCTCCACCCTGATCCTGATCGCGCTCCTGTGCGCGGGAGTGTTCATCAAAGTGCCGTACTCGGAGATGTCACCGGGGCCGACGGTGAACACCCTGGGCGAGCACGACGGCGAGCCGGTGCTGCAGATCTCCGGACGCAAGACGTACCCGGCCACCGGGCACCTGAACATGACCACTGTGCGGGTCACCAGCGCCGACTACAACATGAACCTCGTAGAGGCCGTGTACGGGTGGCTCGCGCATGACAACAAGGTCGTGCCGCACGACACGCTCTACCCGGACGGCAAGACCGAGCAGCAGTCGACGCAGGAGAACGCCGAGGAGTTCAGCCAGTCCCAGGAGAGCGCCAAGGTGGCCGCTCTGAAGGAGCTGGGCATCCCGGTGAAGTCCTGGGTGATCGTGTCGACCGTCGTCAAGGGCTCCCCGGCCGAGGGCCGGCTGCACGCCGGTGACGTGATCAAGAGCGTCGACGGTACGGCCGTCAAGGCACCCGAGGACGTCGCCAAGCTGGTCACCAAGCACAAGCCCGGCGAGAAGGTCGTCTTCACGGTGGTGCCCGCCAAGGAGCAGGCCGCCGCCGAGAAGGCGGGCAAGACGGCCACCGCGACCACGGACGTGACCATCACCACGGCGAAGTCCAGCGACAGTGGGGCGTCCCGCGCCATCGTCGGCATCTCGGCCGGGACCGATCACACGTTCCCGTTCAGCATCGACATCAAGCTCGCCGACGTCGGCGGTCCGAGCGCCGGGCTGATGTTCGCGCTGGGCATCGTGGACAAGCTGACCCCGGGCGACCTCACCGGCGGCACGTTCGTGGCCGGCACCGGCACCATCGACGACAGCGGAACCGTCGGTCCGATCGGCGGCATCGAGCTGAAGACGATCGGAGCGCGCGAGAAGGGCGCCCAGTACTTCCTGACGCCCAAGGACAACTGCGCGGCCGCCGCCAAGGACACCCCCAAGGGGCTCACCCTCGTCAAGGTCAACACCATCGACGACGCGATGAACGCTCTGAAGGACATCAGCTCCGGCAAGACCGCCGACCTGCCCAAGTGCACCACCAAGGGCTGA
- a CDS encoding PPA1309 family protein has product MSNTPMAASPLTRAVLEIDEYASGLGWDQPARLFALVDTARLRAQEPGLAAQLGLQDEPETTGLTPIEQDEIPADKPLDEFLGTIAWPDAVVGCALTVERLMLPPSAEASVPEGLSDKKLAKWVAEHPDRQEVRMTVGVLRDGTRDSALRLREKDTPTEVLTGASLVPGLAEALSATFAD; this is encoded by the coding sequence ATGTCCAACACTCCCATGGCAGCGAGCCCGCTCACCCGGGCCGTACTCGAGATCGACGAGTACGCCTCCGGCCTCGGCTGGGACCAGCCCGCTCGCCTTTTCGCCCTCGTAGACACCGCGCGACTGCGGGCCCAGGAGCCCGGCCTCGCGGCCCAGCTCGGCCTGCAGGACGAGCCCGAGACCACCGGTCTCACCCCCATCGAGCAGGACGAGATCCCTGCCGACAAGCCGCTGGACGAGTTCCTCGGCACCATCGCCTGGCCCGACGCCGTGGTCGGCTGCGCGCTCACCGTGGAGCGGCTGATGCTGCCGCCGTCCGCGGAGGCCTCCGTCCCGGAGGGCCTGAGTGACAAGAAGCTCGCGAAGTGGGTCGCCGAGCACCCGGACCGCCAGGAGGTCCGTATGACGGTCGGCGTCCTGCGCGACGGCACCCGCGACTCCGCACTGCGTCTGCGCGAGAAGGACACGCCGACCGAGGTCCTCACGGGCGCGAGCCTGGTGCCGGGCCTGGCGGAGGCGCTGTCGGCGACGTTCGCGGACTGA
- a CDS encoding UPF0182 family protein, whose protein sequence is MPDRGGGPTGPRIRVGRPSRRVRTLLMTLGVLAVLAMAFVMFAGFWTDWLWYRSVHYSSVFTTTLWTKIGLFFVFGLIMAASVGVNIWLAHRLRPPLSAMSMEQQSLDRYRMGIAPYKRWLLVGITSLVGLIAGASASGQWRTWLMWVNGVPFDQKDPQFHLDVSFYAFDLPWYRFLLGFGFAAAVLSLIAAAFTHYLYGGLRVTSPGARATAAATGHLSVLLGIFVALKAVAYWLDRYGLAVKSSDFKATGNWTGLRYVDANAYLPAKTILFCIAVICALLFFATLWRRTWQLPVIGFGLMVLSAILIGGLYPAIVQKFQVQPNEQAKEAPYVEKNLKATREAYGIDGTQVSEYAGKSDTKDKTKQRDDADTTASIRLLDPNIVSPTFQQLQQMKNYYAFPTNLDVDRYSKDGKDQDTVIGLRELNLNGIPKNNWINDHFRYTHGYGVVAAKGTTATSGGRPVFTESDLPSKGDLGTYEQRVYYGEKTTQYSIVGGPQKEIDYSDDSGEKTTSYQGKSGVSLSNPINRAAYAVAFGEPQILYSGAIGEGSRILYNRTPKDRVEAVAPWLTIDGDAYPAVVDGKIQWIVDAYTTTNGYPYASRTTLGDTTADSLTATNNQRAVVAQQNQVNYIRNSVKATVDAYTGEVKLYQWDTKDPVLKTWMKAFPNTVEPKTAISQSLMDHLRYPQDLFKVQRELLTRYHVKDAQTFLSGSEVWQVPDDPTNKSGNAVPPYYLSMRMPDQQAQTFSLTTTFTPNGRDNLSAFMSVDSEAGTSDYGKIRILKLPTSEPVDGPKQVQSQFNSQQDIAESIRLLKGGDSEVEYGNLLTVPLDGGLLYVEPVYVRGGDLKYPLLRKVLVTYGGNTAFEDTLDQALNKIFGTDSTTSPPADTGTTPPPTSSNPTVQQALTDAQKAFNEGQDALKKGDWTAYGQAQKDLQDALKRAEDAQAKADKSATGGGGGSKNNDKGSSPSSGPSPSGSSSPSPSGSSSPSGGTT, encoded by the coding sequence ATGCCGGACCGCGGCGGAGGCCCGACGGGGCCACGGATCAGAGTGGGCCGACCGTCCCGGCGTGTCCGGACCCTGCTCATGACACTGGGCGTGCTGGCCGTGCTGGCCATGGCGTTCGTCATGTTCGCGGGGTTCTGGACGGACTGGCTCTGGTACCGGTCGGTTCACTACTCGTCCGTCTTCACGACCACCCTGTGGACCAAGATCGGGCTCTTCTTCGTCTTCGGCCTGATCATGGCGGCCTCGGTCGGCGTGAACATCTGGCTGGCCCACCGGCTGCGACCGCCGCTGAGCGCGATGTCGATGGAGCAGCAGAGCCTCGACCGGTACCGGATGGGGATCGCGCCCTACAAGAGGTGGCTGCTGGTCGGCATCACCTCCCTGGTGGGGCTGATCGCCGGCGCGTCGGCGTCGGGCCAGTGGCGTACATGGCTGATGTGGGTGAACGGGGTCCCCTTCGACCAGAAGGACCCCCAGTTCCACCTCGACGTCTCCTTCTATGCCTTCGACCTGCCCTGGTACCGGTTCCTGCTCGGCTTCGGCTTCGCCGCCGCCGTGCTCTCGCTGATCGCCGCCGCGTTCACGCACTACCTCTACGGAGGGCTCAGGGTCACCTCCCCGGGCGCGCGCGCCACGGCCGCGGCGACCGGGCACCTGTCGGTGCTGCTGGGCATCTTCGTCGCCCTGAAGGCGGTCGCCTACTGGCTCGACCGCTACGGACTCGCCGTGAAGTCAAGCGACTTCAAGGCGACGGGCAACTGGACGGGTCTCAGGTACGTCGACGCCAACGCGTATCTGCCCGCCAAGACGATCCTGTTCTGCATCGCCGTCATCTGCGCGCTGCTGTTCTTCGCCACCCTGTGGCGGCGCACCTGGCAGCTGCCCGTCATCGGCTTCGGCCTGATGGTCCTCTCGGCGATCCTCATCGGCGGTCTCTACCCGGCGATCGTGCAGAAGTTCCAGGTCCAGCCGAACGAGCAGGCCAAGGAAGCGCCGTACGTCGAGAAGAACCTGAAGGCGACCCGCGAGGCCTACGGCATCGACGGCACCCAGGTCTCGGAGTACGCGGGCAAGAGCGACACCAAGGACAAGACCAAGCAGCGCGACGACGCCGACACCACGGCGAGCATCCGTCTGCTGGACCCGAACATCGTCTCGCCGACGTTCCAGCAGTTGCAGCAGATGAAGAACTACTACGCGTTCCCGACCAACCTGGACGTCGACCGGTACAGCAAGGACGGCAAGGACCAGGACACGGTCATCGGACTGCGCGAGCTGAACCTGAACGGCATTCCGAAGAACAACTGGATCAACGACCACTTCCGCTACACGCACGGATACGGTGTGGTGGCCGCCAAGGGCACCACGGCGACCTCCGGCGGCCGGCCCGTCTTCACCGAGTCCGACCTGCCGTCCAAGGGCGACCTGGGGACGTACGAGCAGCGGGTCTACTACGGCGAGAAGACCACGCAGTACTCGATCGTCGGCGGTCCCCAGAAGGAGATCGACTACTCCGACGACAGCGGTGAGAAGACCACCAGCTACCAGGGCAAGAGCGGGGTCAGCCTCTCCAACCCGATCAACCGCGCCGCGTACGCGGTGGCGTTCGGCGAGCCGCAGATCCTCTACTCGGGCGCGATCGGCGAGGGTTCCCGGATCCTCTACAACCGCACCCCCAAGGACCGCGTCGAGGCGGTGGCCCCCTGGCTGACCATCGACGGCGACGCCTACCCGGCCGTGGTCGACGGCAAGATCCAGTGGATCGTCGACGCCTACACCACGACCAACGGCTACCCGTACGCCTCCCGCACCACCCTCGGTGACACGACGGCGGACTCGCTCACCGCGACCAACAACCAGCGCGCGGTGGTGGCCCAGCAGAACCAGGTCAACTACATCCGCAACTCGGTGAAGGCGACCGTCGACGCGTACACCGGCGAGGTCAAGCTCTACCAGTGGGACACCAAGGACCCGGTCCTCAAGACCTGGATGAAGGCGTTCCCGAACACGGTGGAGCCGAAGACGGCGATCTCGCAGTCGCTCATGGACCATCTGCGGTACCCGCAGGACCTGTTCAAGGTCCAGCGCGAGCTGCTCACCCGCTACCACGTGAAGGACGCGCAGACGTTCCTCAGCGGCAGCGAGGTGTGGCAGGTCCCGGACGACCCGACCAACAAGTCGGGCAACGCGGTGCCGCCGTACTACCTGAGCATGCGGATGCCCGACCAGCAGGCGCAGACGTTCTCACTGACGACGACGTTCACGCCGAACGGCCGGGACAACCTGAGCGCCTTCATGTCGGTCGACTCCGAGGCGGGCACCAGTGACTACGGCAAGATCAGAATCCTGAAACTGCCGACCAGCGAACCCGTCGACGGGCCCAAACAGGTCCAGAGCCAGTTCAACTCCCAACAGGACATCGCCGAGTCGATCAGACTTCTCAAGGGCGGGGACTCGGAAGTCGAGTACGGCAATCTGCTGACGGTTCCGCTCGACGGAGGACTGCTCTACGTGGAGCCCGTCTACGTACGCGGTGGCGACCTCAAGTACCCCTTGTTGCGCAAGGTGTTGGTGACCTACGGAGGCAACACCGCCTTCGAGGACACGCTCGACCAGGCGCTCAACAAGATCTTCGGGACGGACAGTACGACCAGTCCACCGGCCGACACGGGGACCACTCCACCGCCGACGTCGAGCAACCCGACGGTCCAACAGGCGCTCACCGACGCCCAGAAGGCCTTCAACGAGGGCCAGGACGCCCTCAAGAAGGGCGACTGGACGGCGTACGGGCAGGCGCAGAAGGATCTTCAGGACGCGCTGAAGCGGGCCGAGGACGCTCAGGCCAAGGCCGACAAGAGCGCCACCGGTGGCGGCGGCGGCAGCAAGAACAACGACAAGGGCAGCAGCCCGAGCAGTGGTCCGAGCCCGAGCGGCAGCAGCAGTCCGAGCCCCAGCGGCAGCAGTAGTCCCAGCGGCGGTACGACCTAG
- a CDS encoding sel1 repeat family protein, with protein sequence MDVMGDKATLLDTGRFVQPSDRDETGEAAEEARQRLAAEAGDVEAMSVLGAMLLRRGDLDGAEPQLRAATAVGDRAAANNLGVLLHQRGYTDEAAGWWRIAAVAGSAAAAHALGRYHRERGDEPAAEYWLRQSAEQGHALGAYALADLLEHRSDVGAEQWMRAAAERGHREAAYRLARTLDRKAADAGEGRGDNGVIGVIGAAGEEAEQWYRQAAARGHRRAALHLGAILEKRGHLKEAGRWYLTSAKDGEARAACALGFLLRDAGDTESAAVWWLRAAQDGDGNAANALGALHAERGETQTAERWYRAAMDAGDVNGAYNLGLLCAEQGRTAQAEQWYRRAAYAGHREAANALAILLLQVGDSAGAEPWFSKAAEAGSVDAAFNLGILHAGRGSEDDEEAALRWYERAASAGHTEAALQVGIARLRDGDELEAERHLRCAAGGGSAEAAYRLAAVLDARRPPPPAHELGEPTQEKSECEEWYERAASLGHRRAQVRVGMLAAARGDVVEAARWYRSAAEAGSRNGAFNLGLLLAREGSEPEAALWWTRAADAGHGRAALRLALVYARRGELAEGQRWADRAAALGPAEVAERAARLRDALRQELSA encoded by the coding sequence ATGGACGTTATGGGGGACAAGGCAACTCTGTTGGATACAGGGCGTTTTGTGCAGCCTTCAGACCGGGACGAAACCGGCGAGGCTGCCGAGGAAGCACGTCAGCGGCTCGCCGCCGAGGCCGGCGACGTCGAGGCGATGAGTGTCCTCGGGGCGATGCTGCTGCGCCGTGGCGATCTCGACGGAGCCGAGCCTCAGTTGCGCGCGGCCACCGCCGTCGGTGACCGCGCCGCCGCCAACAACCTTGGTGTCCTCCTGCATCAGCGCGGGTACACCGACGAGGCCGCCGGGTGGTGGCGGATCGCCGCCGTCGCCGGGTCCGCGGCCGCAGCGCACGCGCTCGGGCGCTATCACCGGGAGCGGGGAGACGAGCCCGCCGCCGAGTACTGGCTGCGCCAGTCCGCCGAGCAGGGGCACGCCCTCGGGGCGTACGCGCTCGCCGATCTGCTGGAGCATCGCAGTGACGTCGGCGCGGAGCAGTGGATGCGGGCGGCCGCCGAGCGGGGGCACCGCGAGGCGGCGTACCGGCTCGCGCGCACGCTCGACCGCAAGGCGGCGGACGCGGGCGAGGGCAGGGGCGACAACGGTGTCATCGGGGTCATAGGAGCCGCCGGTGAAGAGGCCGAGCAGTGGTACCGGCAGGCCGCCGCGCGGGGGCACCGGCGGGCCGCGCTGCACCTCGGGGCGATCCTGGAGAAGCGGGGGCACCTCAAGGAGGCGGGGCGCTGGTATCTGACGTCCGCCAAGGACGGCGAGGCGCGGGCCGCCTGCGCACTCGGGTTCCTGCTGAGGGACGCGGGGGACACGGAGAGCGCGGCCGTGTGGTGGCTGCGGGCCGCGCAGGACGGGGACGGGAACGCCGCCAACGCGCTGGGGGCGCTGCACGCCGAGCGCGGCGAGACGCAGACCGCGGAGCGGTGGTACCGGGCCGCCATGGACGCCGGTGATGTGAACGGCGCGTACAACCTCGGGCTGCTCTGCGCCGAGCAGGGGCGGACCGCGCAGGCCGAGCAGTGGTACCGGCGGGCCGCGTACGCGGGGCACCGTGAGGCCGCGAACGCGCTGGCGATCCTGTTGCTTCAGGTCGGGGACTCGGCCGGGGCCGAGCCGTGGTTCTCCAAGGCCGCGGAGGCCGGCAGTGTGGACGCCGCGTTCAATCTCGGGATCCTGCACGCCGGGCGGGGGAGCGAGGACGACGAGGAGGCGGCGCTGCGGTGGTACGAGCGGGCGGCTTCCGCCGGGCACACCGAGGCGGCGCTGCAGGTCGGTATCGCGCGGCTGCGGGACGGGGACGAGCTGGAGGCCGAGCGGCATCTGCGGTGTGCGGCGGGGGGCGGTAGCGCGGAGGCCGCGTACCGGCTGGCCGCCGTGCTCGACGCCCGGCGGCCGCCGCCGCCCGCGCACGAGCTCGGGGAGCCGACGCAGGAGAAGAGCGAGTGCGAGGAGTGGTACGAGCGGGCTGCCTCCCTCGGGCATCGGCGGGCGCAGGTGCGGGTCGGGATGCTCGCCGCGGCTCGGGGCGATGTGGTGGAGGCGGCTCGGTGGTACCGGTCGGCCGCGGAGGCCGGGTCTCGGAACGGGGCCTTCAATCTGGGGCTGTTGTTGGCTCGGGAGGGGAGTGAGCCGGAGGCCGCGTTGTGGTGGACCCGGGCGGCGGATGCGGGGCATGGGCGGGCGGCGCTTCGGCTCGCGCTCGTGTATGCGCGGCGGGGGGAGTTGGCGGAGGGGCAGCGGTGGGCTGATCGGGCCGCTGCGCTGGGGCCAGCGGAGGTGGCTGAGCGGGCGGCTCGGTTGCGGGATGCGTTGCGGCAGGAGTTGTCTGCGTGA
- a CDS encoding Fur family transcriptional regulator, whose protein sequence is MSDLLERLRGRGWRMTAQRRVVAEVLDGDHVHLTADEVHARAVAKLPEISRATVYNTLGELVSLGEVLEVATDKRAKRYDPNAHRPHHHLVCAQCGSIRDVHPSGNPLADLPDSERFGFTVSDVEVTYRGLCPTCASA, encoded by the coding sequence ATGAGTGACCTGTTGGAACGACTGCGCGGACGCGGATGGCGAATGACCGCGCAGCGGCGTGTCGTGGCCGAGGTCCTCGACGGCGATCACGTCCACCTGACGGCCGACGAGGTGCATGCCCGGGCCGTCGCCAAGCTGCCCGAGATCTCCCGGGCGACCGTCTACAACACGTTGGGTGAGCTGGTCTCGCTCGGCGAGGTGCTGGAAGTCGCGACGGACAAGCGCGCCAAGCGCTACGACCCGAACGCGCACCGTCCGCACCACCACCTGGTCTGCGCCCAGTGCGGCTCGATCCGCGACGTCCACCCGAGCGGCAACCCGCTCGCCGACCTCCCCGACTCGGAGCGTTTCGGCTTCACGGTCTCGGACGTAGAGGTGACATACCGGGGCCTGTGCCCCACCTGCGCCTCAGCCTGA
- a CDS encoding catalase, translating into MTQEAHVTQGPLTTEAGAPVADNQNSETAGVGGPVLVQDQLLLEKLAHFNRERIPERVVHARGAAAYGTFTVTADVTPYTRATFLSEVGKQTETFLRFSTVAGNLGSADAVRDPRGFALKFYTEEGNYDLVGNNTPVFFIKDAIKFPDFIHTQKRDPYTGSQEADNVWDFWGLSPESTHQVTWLFGDRGIPASYRHLHGYGSHTYQWNNEAGEVFWVKYHFKTDQGIKNLTQAEADRLAGEDPDSHQRDLREAIERGEFPSWTVQVQIMPAADAATYRFNPFDLTKVWPHEDYPPIEIGRLELNRNPENIFAEVEQSIFSPAHFVPGIGPSPDRMLQGRLFAYGDAHRYRVGINADHLPVNRPHAAEARTNSRDGSLYDGRHKGAKNYEPNSFGGPFQTDRPLWQPIAVTGHTGETEAASHSEDDDFVQAGSLYRLMSEDEQGRLIANLAGFIAKVSRDDIAERAINNFRQADEECGKRLAAAVRALRG; encoded by the coding sequence ATGACGCAGGAGGCGCACGTGACGCAGGGACCGCTGACGACGGAGGCCGGCGCGCCGGTGGCCGACAACCAGAACAGCGAGACCGCAGGCGTCGGCGGCCCGGTGCTCGTTCAGGACCAGCTGCTTCTCGAGAAGCTCGCCCACTTCAACCGTGAGCGCATCCCGGAGCGTGTCGTGCACGCCCGTGGCGCCGCCGCCTACGGCACCTTCACGGTCACCGCGGATGTCACCCCGTACACCCGCGCCACGTTCCTCTCCGAGGTCGGCAAGCAGACCGAGACCTTTCTGCGGTTCTCGACGGTGGCAGGCAACCTCGGCTCCGCGGACGCGGTCCGTGACCCCCGCGGCTTCGCGCTGAAGTTCTACACCGAGGAGGGCAACTACGACCTCGTCGGCAACAACACCCCGGTGTTCTTCATCAAGGACGCCATCAAGTTCCCCGACTTCATCCACACGCAGAAGCGCGACCCGTACACCGGTTCGCAGGAAGCCGACAACGTGTGGGATTTCTGGGGCCTCAGCCCCGAGAGCACGCACCAGGTCACCTGGCTCTTCGGCGACCGGGGGATTCCCGCCTCCTACCGGCATCTCCACGGGTACGGCTCGCACACGTACCAGTGGAACAACGAGGCCGGCGAGGTGTTCTGGGTCAAGTACCACTTCAAGACCGACCAGGGCATCAAGAACCTCACCCAGGCGGAGGCCGACAGGCTCGCCGGTGAGGACCCCGACTCCCACCAGCGCGACCTGCGCGAGGCCATCGAGCGCGGTGAGTTCCCGTCCTGGACCGTGCAGGTGCAGATCATGCCGGCGGCCGACGCGGCGACCTACCGGTTCAACCCGTTCGACCTCACCAAGGTGTGGCCGCACGAGGACTACCCGCCGATCGAGATCGGCAGGCTGGAGCTCAACCGCAACCCGGAGAACATCTTCGCCGAGGTCGAGCAGTCGATCTTCTCGCCGGCGCACTTCGTGCCGGGGATCGGGCCTTCCCCCGACAGGATGCTTCAGGGGCGGCTCTTCGCCTACGGCGACGCGCACCGCTACCGCGTCGGCATCAACGCCGACCACCTGCCGGTGAATCGCCCGCACGCCGCCGAGGCGCGCACGAACTCCCGTGACGGCTCCCTGTACGACGGTCGCCACAAGGGCGCGAAGAACTACGAGCCGAACAGCTTCGGCGGTCCGTTCCAGACGGACCGTCCGCTGTGGCAGCCGATCGCGGTGACCGGCCACACCGGTGAGACCGAGGCGGCGTCCCACTCCGAGGACGACGACTTCGTGCAGGCGGGCAGTCTGTACCGCCTGATGTCGGAGGACGAGCAGGGGCGTCTGATCGCGAATCTGGCGGGTTTCATCGCCAAGGTCTCCCGTGACGACATCGCCGAGCGCGCGATCAACAACTTCCGTCAGGCTGACGAAGAATGCGGCAAGCGGCTGGCGGCCGCGGTCCGGGCCCTGCGCGGCTGA
- a CDS encoding CBS domain-containing protein, whose protein sequence is MLVRDAMSTVVLTIGPAHTLRQAACLMSSRRVGAAVVHDEDSSGLGILTERDILNSIALGQNPDTETAGTHTTTDVVFAAPVWTLEEAAAAMAHGGFRHLIVLDDTGPVGIVSVRDIIRCWAPKRQRVPA, encoded by the coding sequence ATGCTCGTCCGCGACGCCATGAGCACGGTGGTCCTCACCATCGGCCCGGCACACACACTCCGCCAGGCGGCCTGCCTGATGTCCTCCCGCCGCGTAGGCGCGGCCGTCGTCCACGACGAGGACTCCTCCGGCCTCGGCATCCTCACCGAACGCGACATCCTCAACTCGATCGCCCTCGGTCAGAACCCGGACACCGAGACCGCGGGCACCCACACCACGACCGACGTCGTCTTCGCCGCCCCCGTCTGGACCCTGGAGGAAGCCGCGGCGGCGATGGCACACGGCGGTTTCCGACACCTGATCGTGCTCGACGACACCGGCCCGGTCGGCATCGTCTCGGTCCGCGACATCATCCGCTGCTGGGCCCCGAAGCGGCAGCGGGTACCCGCGTAG